TGACCAACCGTCACTCTTTAAGCTCAAGAAGGAATCACATCGGGCTTCTCCCACTTTACAAATGCGGGTAGCAACAGACTTCGGAGGCCACTTTTGATTGCCGGTATATTCCAATCCGTTATTATCGGCACAGACAATTTTTAACCAATTTGCTGCTGCGCCTTGATTGTAATAAACACTGCTGACGCAGGTCATGGCGGTGGGGGCGGGTTTATCTTTGGTTTGTTGGTAAGAGCCATAAGGATAAAGCTCACCATGTGGATAAATGGGGTAGTAAGGGCGATTGGATTTATCATTTAACGCCTTTAACGTTTTGCCATAAGCCGGTGTGAGATAGTAGGTATAACGGTCGGGTTGTATTTCTCCACGTAACGGGACGGCCTGAGCAGCTGTACTGACGGCGAAGGTCAGTAACAAGCTGGATAATAGAGGATATTTTAGTTTACTTATCACTGAAGTAACTCCTTTTAGAATATATTGGAATGAGGTTGTTAATAAAGCAATGATTGACTCAGGGATGAAGCTTACATATGGTCAACACAGTCCTGATAATCGGTATCGGCGAGTGCTTCAGCGAGACCTTTTGCCGAGAAAGGCTCGGAATCAATGGGTAAGGATGTAAATTGTAAGATGTCGGTGTCTTTCGTTTGCTTAAGGGCATGGAATAAGGCTTTATCCGGTCCAACGGTATCTTCAAATGCGCTAGGAAAAAAATCGTACGCGGTATCGTTGATACGCAGTTGCATGCCTTGAACGAAATAATCAGAACCCACGGGCTCCGTGAAATCCGGCGCGTTCAGTTGGACACGAAACGCTTTATTCGTGCAGGTTAACGTCAGGGTTTCACCTGCTTCATTTTGCGTGTTCAGCGCCCATGCCATCGCGGTACTGCCATACCAATCGCCCCACTCTTCATCTAAAATCAGACTGTATGCGGCGGGCGATAAGAAGAGTAAGGTACTGGTGATAAAGGGCACTCCCCACTTCAGGAGGTTAACCCGTGTTTTTAATGGATACGTCATTGTGTCTCCTTTATGATTAAGTTTGATGGGGATGTAATATCCCCTTGATGTATTGAAAGTGAGGTAACGCTTGTATAAAAGCGCGCTCAGTCATGCGTTGTAACAAGGCAGTGTCCGGCTTAAAGTGCCGTGCACTGAGCCCCACATCACGCAGGTGTAACAACTCAACCGCATGAATAAGGCCATTCATCACGCCGCAGACATACCAATGCCCATTAAAATAGGTGAGCTTATACGGTGCGACACAATGAGTGGTTTTTCCCCCAATCTCATAATGAATAAATCGGTTATCCAAAATGGCTTGTGTGATTAAAGCAAAGCCGCCGTACACGGACGGCAAAGCTTTGGGCGGTGCGTGATAGACCACATACGGGGAGCCTTGCGCGTGCCGACTCAGTAATAACGACAGCAATTTGCGGTCAAGCACCGGAAAAAGTGGTGTAATATCCGTAATCTGGGCAAACTGCAAAATATCACTGTCGGTGCGTAAGGCGGATTGTCCGCCTGCAAGGCGATAGCCTTCCTCCTGTTGTTCAATGTCCAAATAGACCAAACGTTCATGAAAATCCCGCTGTATGGTGCGCAGGGATACATTAAACTCAGCCGCTAAAACTCGGGGTGATAGGGTTTCTCCTTTAAATAAATGGGTCAGGATATACGCCAACCGATGAACTAATCGGTCATGGCGAGGTGACGGTTGTGCCATATTCGGTTTCCTACCAGCGATAACACAAAAGGGCTTAAGCGTGGGCTTAGGCCGGTGAAAGGGACTTTTGGCGCAGATATGCCACAATGATGCAAGCGGGTATCGTGACGCGGTACGCAGGACCGGCAATGTCCGCAATGAGCCATGCGGAGGTGAGCGTTAATCCAATAGGACCCGCTAAGAAGGATAAGGCACGATTAGCGACAAATACCGTCCCCCATGTCGCCACGCCACCAAGTAGCTCGATGATGCTCATTGCAGCGACCGTGGCAATTTCCAGAGCCGCAAATCCGGAAGTGCGAACGGCGGCTTGTAAGGCAATCATGACCAATTGCGGAGTGGGATTAGTGAGATTCAGTTGTAAATCGTGGGAAAGAGTACGGAGCTCTTCTTCACTGAGTTTATCTAAGCTTTTCTCCATCACCGTCATTAACAAATTCATTTCCAGTGTTTCAATGTCGCTTTTGGAATTAAAGTTAACTTTCAGCTTTTTACAGACATCAAGCAGAATTTCACGATATAACACGCCTTTATTTCCACGTACGGCGCTGACTAAACTGTTGGCTCCATAGGTTTGTAGTTCAGCACAAATGTCTGTCCAATAACGCTGATGGTTAGGGTAATAGAGTTGATATTCCGGCTTCCGTGTCAAACGCTCACTCCAGCGTTTTTTGCCATCGTTATGGTCATGAGTCAGAACGGAAACTAAAAGGCTTAAGTCGTCATTATTGCAGTGAGCAATAAAAGCTAAATCAGGGTCAATACGGTATTTTGGCATGATGTTGATTCCAATAAATTAAGGAGCCAACAGCGTAACAAACCGACCGGACAGGGTATGTCGCGTAAAAAATTATTTTCAGCAAAAACGATAAATAGTCAGGTCAAGGTGTGTCTTTGATCTTTATCACAATGATGAGGTAAGAAAAGAAGCCACTCAGTATTAAGAGACACGGTGACTTCATGGGGATGATATAGAAGTGAAAAATAATGGAATATAATAATAACGTTATACTGATGAAGCGAAATCGGTAATAAGGGCTACTCTCTGTGTATTGACCTCTC
The window above is part of the Providencia sp. R33 genome. Proteins encoded here:
- a CDS encoding helix-turn-helix transcriptional regulator, which produces MAQPSPRHDRLVHRLAYILTHLFKGETLSPRVLAAEFNVSLRTIQRDFHERLVYLDIEQQEEGYRLAGGQSALRTDSDILQFAQITDITPLFPVLDRKLLSLLLSRHAQGSPYVVYHAPPKALPSVYGGFALITQAILDNRFIHYEIGGKTTHCVAPYKLTYFNGHWYVCGVMNGLIHAVELLHLRDVGLSARHFKPDTALLQRMTERAFIQALPHFQYIKGILHPHQT
- a CDS encoding DUF3944 domain-containing protein encodes the protein MPKYRIDPDLAFIAHCNNDDLSLLVSVLTHDHNDGKKRWSERLTRKPEYQLYYPNHQRYWTDICAELQTYGANSLVSAVRGNKGVLYREILLDVCKKLKVNFNSKSDIETLEMNLLMTVMEKSLDKLSEEELRTLSHDLQLNLTNPTPQLVMIALQAAVRTSGFAALEIATVAAMSIIELLGGVATWGTVFVANRALSFLAGPIGLTLTSAWLIADIAGPAYRVTIPACIIVAYLRQKSLSPA